A single genomic interval of Helianthus annuus cultivar XRQ/B chromosome 6, HanXRQr2.0-SUNRISE, whole genome shotgun sequence harbors:
- the LOC110865444 gene encoding protein Brevis radix-like 4 produces MLTCIACSKQPDEPHESKRLNGTTPKQSIKTLTTQIKDMAIKCNPCNGAAMTTPQQQLQKRNGDVESERFRWSYRRSGSKNSSSGRVWGKEMEARLKGISMGGGDVLCTSASGRRQVPVVLEEEKEPKEWVAQVEPGVLITFVSLPRGGNDLKRIRFSRETFNKLQAQKWWQANYDKVKELYNVQRLNKKACPLPTPPESEDESGTKFECNGDSPTTPALSKERLPRTSNRPTKMEYSSSDSLEHQSSTVVWSNRDSSGLTVNPKLSSIGEAKTETASMDVSADVSGELSISNVGDTENEWVEQVEPGVYITVKSLPGGLRELKRVRFSREKFAEMHARLWWEENRARIHKQYL; encoded by the exons ATGCTAACATGCATTGCTTGTTCGAAGCAGCCGGATGAACCACACGAATCAAAACGTCTTAACGGCACTACTCCTAAGCAATCCATCAAAACGCTTACCACTCAG ATCAAGGATATGGCGATTAAATGCAATCCGTGTAACGGAGCGGCGATGACGACGCCGCAACAGCAGTTGCAGAAGAGGAACGGCGACGTGGAATCGGAGCGGTTCCGGTGGTCGTACAGGCGGAGCGGGAGTAAGAACTCGAGCTCCGGTAGGGTTTGGGGGAAGGAGATGGAGGCGAGATTGAAGGGGATATCGATGGGAGGAGGTGACGTGTTGTGTACGTCAGCTAGTGGCCGGAGACAGGTTCCGGTTGTGTTAGAGGAGGAGAAGGAACCAAAAGAGTGGGTTGCTCAGGTGGAACCGGGCGTGCTCATCACTTTTGTGTCTCTGCCACGTGGCGGTAACGATCTTAAAAGAATCCGGTTCAG CCGAGAGACGTTTAATAAGTTGCAAGCTCAAAAATGGTGGCAAGCGAATTACGACAAAGTAAAGGAACTTTACAATGTCCAAAGGTTAAACAAAAAAGCATGTCCCCTTCCAACACCTCCAGAATCCGAAGACGAG AGTGGTACGAAATTTGAATGTAACGGAGACAGTCCAACAACACCAGCTTTGAGTAAAGAAAGGCTACCTCGAACCTCAAACCGACCAACAAAAATGGAATACTCATCCTCGGATTCACTTGAACACCAAAGCTCGACAGTGGTCTGGTCCAACCGGGACTCATCAGGTCTCACTGTTAATCCAAAACTATCAAGTATTGGTGAAGCTAAAACAGAAACAGCATCCATGGATGTTTCAGCTGATGTGTCAGGAGAGCTATCAATCAGCAATGTAGGTGATACGGAGAACGAGTGGGTGGAACAAGTTGAGCCAGGAGTCTACATCACTGTTAAATCACTTCCAGGCGGCTTAAGGGAACTCAAACGTGTTAGATTCAG CCGAGAAAAATTCGCGGAGATGCATGCGAGACTTTGGTGGGAAGAAAACCGAGCAAGGATTCATAAACAATACTTATGA
- the LOC110865445 gene encoding uncharacterized protein LOC110865445 isoform X2 gives MASSGKFDMSSSVSTDRSLYNSARGSYTAASLDRSSSFHDNMENPILSSLPSMSRSASTVTQVDVTNFFQCLRFDPKSMAAELKFHRHGDFKRLASAVFGSPDESPSGSLKGNLSNFSPEDVKRFKAGLRESTIKARERVKAFSETLSVINKCFPSIPSRKRSRPDVLPGDRSSGLLLNRAPMGQGVGKMGTQSHSLTHAFDFENQKVEERGKNVIPNKRTRTSMVDQRVEVRPNTPARSSVNMDRDKETSRLPNGTSSQGEDRSLPIVADGWEKAKMKKKRTGIKADTAASPRSMSTKAVDGYREAKQGVHARVHARHLPDAMSRLNDSHGLRPGTANGTVGGGKTDGPAQQASMGMRSSIPRPEQETTALLHDKRDRSTSSEKERTNLRSVNKSNVREEFISGSPTSSTKLHGPARGPRSGPKLSTVIQRATASSDWDLVHGTNKNSGSFASSNRKRTPSTRSPSPPVAQWAERRPQKISRTARRTNLVPILSSSDEVPGLDNTSDVTGSESGPGLSKWFPANSPQQFKSKGDHFPSSTISESEESGAAEIRSRDKGKKSDEVEEKGEQNVQKVSTLFPPTRKNKVVNGKAVGDGVRRAGRTGRGFGSARGVTPAVEKNRNMGTAKQLRTARLSFDKSESKPGRPPTRKLSDRKAYTRQKHSTFNAAEDFSVGSDDGQEELLAAAKAVLNPNHALSSPFWRQMEPLFGFVSDVDMSCLKQQGITHSNINTINPVHQDNYSSGTLPNGTENRSIEPTVGPEGIPLCQRLLSALIFEEGNDGLPFSGNTDNKFNVYRSSFEFETDVEPNAVNHQSLQRCELGGRGTFGGHTITSTLRSCNESMSDSTIATGFDHSYNGLLSDPAMTSAVTFSDYQYGNMPLNERLLVEIQSIGLYPELTPDLPCNGNEDISGEIRRLGEKHREQVSRKKDLLENLLESTNEARELQEKEFEQLCIDKLTAIAYQKYMSCSHPKSVGSKVAKQAAVGFVRRTLDRCHEFEETGKSCFNEPLYKEMLRSGSSHLNDTQVDTAADNEFGTQLSPSLNNHDVYPSSAFHFSEQSNGKNDNIWSSRVKKRELYLDDVVGGSSSGIGTTVLNGAKGKRSERDGLSRNGGPKVGRPASGNAKGERKNKTKPKQKTTQLSSSFNGPIGKISDQNRTFSSVAMKNNTIKESDEYKLLENTEEPLDFSHLQLPEMDVLGEQGEDIGSWLNIDDEILQDDDFMGLEIPMDDLSDLNMMV, from the exons CGTCTGGTTCGTTGAAAGGAAATCTGTCTAATTTCTCCCCTGAGGATGTTAAGCGATTTAAGGCTGGTCTGCGTGAATCCACCATTAAAGCCag GGAACGGGTGAAGGCTTTCAGTGAGACGTTATCAGTGATCAACAAGTGTTTCCCAAGTATTCCGTCAAGGAAGCGATCAAGGCCAGACGTTTTACCTGGTGATCGTTCGAGTGGTTTACTCTTGAATCGTGCACCTATGGGGCAAGGTGTCGGTAAGATGGGTACCCAAAGTCATTCCCTCACACATGCTTTTGATTTTGAGAACCAGAAGGTTGAAGAAAGGGGTAAAAATGTCATTCCCAACAAACGAACCAGAACTTCAATGGTTGATCAaagg GTAGAGGTGCGTCCAAACACTCCTGCTAGATCATCTGTGAATATGGATAGGGATAAAGAAACGTCAAGACTTCCAAATGGAACCAGTTCTCAGGGCGAGGATCGGTCATTACCGATTGTAGCTGATGGTTGGGAAAAGgcgaaaatgaagaagaaacgtACCGGAATAAAAGCTGATACTGCTGCAAGTCCAAGGTCAATGTCAACAAAAGCTGTTGATGGATATCGAGAAGCCAAACAAGGAGTGCATGCAAGAGTGCATGCAAGGCATCTTCCTGATGCCATGTCACGGTTAAATGATTCCCATGGGTTAAG GCCAGGAACTGCTAATGGAACGGTTGGAGGTGGGAAAACTGACGGTCCAGCTCAGCAGGCAAGTATGGGCATGCGGTCTTCCATCCCACGGCCCGAGCAGGAGACTACAGCCCTTCTTCATGATAAAAGAGATAGAAGTACTAGCTCCGAAAAGGAAAGGACAAATCTCAGATCAGTTAACAA GTCGAACGTACGAGAAGAGTTTATATCTGGTAGTCCTACTTCTAGCACAAAACTGCATGGGCCGGCTCGAGGTCCAAGATCAGGGCCTAAGTTATCAACGGTGATTCAACGGGCAACTGCTTCAAGTGATTGGGACCTGGTTCACGGTACAAACAAGAATTCCGGATCGTTCGCGTCCAGTAATCGTAAACGTACACCCTCAACACGCTCTCCATCTCCACCGGTAGCACAGTGGGCTGAGCGTAGGCCCCAGAAGATATCACGAACCGCAAGGAGAACCAACCTTGTTCCTATCTTATCTAGCAGTGACGAAGTCCCGGGTTTGGATAACACCAGTGATGTTACCGGTAGTGAAAGTGGGCCAGGGTTGTCGAAATGGTTTCCAGCGAATTCTCCTCAGCAGTTCAAGTCAAAAGGCGATCATTTCCCGTCATCTACGATATCCGAAAGTGAGGAATCCGGTGCTGCTGAAATCAGATCTAGAGACAAGGGAAAGAAGTCTGATGAAGTAGAAGAGAAAGGCGAACAAAATGTTCAAAAGGTGTCGACCTTATTCCCGCCAACAAGAAAGAATAAGGTGGTTAACGGGAAAGCTGTTGGTGATGGCGTTCGTAGAGCAGGTAGAACTGGGCGGGGTTTTGGTTCCGCACGAGGTGTTACACCGGCAGTAGAGAAGAACCGCAACATGGGAACTGCTAAACAACTTAGAACTGCTAGACTTAGTTTTGATAAGTCCGAAAG CAAGCCCGGCAGGCCTCCCACTAGGAAACTCTCTGACCGCAAAGCTTATACTCGTCAAAAGCATAGCACATTCAATGCTGCGGAAGATTTTTCGG TTGGCTCTGATGATGGACAAGAAGAGCTTCTGGCTGCGGCTAAAGCGGTTCTTAATCCTA ATCATGCTTTATCCAGTCCATTTTGGAGGCAAATGGAACCGCTTTTTGGTTTTGTATCTGATGTGGATATGTCCTGTTTAAAGCAACAG GGAATCACTCACTCCAATATTAACACAATAAACCCAGTTCATCAAGACAATTACAGTTCTGGTACACTTCCTAACGGAACAGAAAACAGAAGCATTGAACCAACCGTTGGTCCGGAGGGAATTCCCCTTTGTCAGAGACTACTTTCTGCCCTAATTTTCGAAGAAGGAAATGACGGGCTTCCTTTTAGTGGGAACACTGACAACAAATTTAATGTTTATAGATCTTCATTTGAGTTTGAAACAGATGTAGAGCCAAATGCCGTCAATCATCAATCATTGCAGAGATGCGAACTTGGCGGACGTGGTACTTTTGGTGGTCATACAATAACTTCTACGCTGAGATCTTGTAACGAGTCCATGTCAGATTCGACAATTGCTACTGGTTTTGATCATTCCTACAATGGTCTACTTTCAGATCCAGCAATGACATCTGCCGTAACCTTTTCGGATTATCAGTATGGTAACATGCCATTAAATGAAAGACTCCTTGTAGAGATTCAGAGTATTGGACTCTATCCAGAACTTACG CCTGATCTACCATGTAACGGGAATGAAGACATTAGTGGAGAAATCCGCCGACTTGGAGAAAAACATCGTGAACAG GTTTCCCGAAAGAAAGACCTGCTTGAGAATCTTTTGGAGTCCACTAATGAAGCAAGGGAACTGCAAGAGaa GGAATTTGAACAACTTTGTATCGACAAGCTCACCGCAATTGCTTATCAGAAGTACATG AGTTGTTCTcatcctaaaagtgttggtagcaAAGTAGCCAAGCAAGCCGCTGTAGGTTTTGTGAGACGCACACTGGACCGATGCCACGAATTTGAAGAAACAGGCAAAAGCTGCTTCAATGAGCCATTATATAAAGAAATGTTGCGGTCTGGTTCATCTCACTTAAACGACACACAAGTAGACACTGCAGCAGATAATGAATTTG GTACACAGCTAAGCCCGTCGTTGAATAACCATGACGTGTATCCGTCTAGTGCATTCCACTTCTCTGAGCAAAGTAATGGCAAAAATGATAATATATGGTCAAGCAGGGTCAAAAAACGAGAGTTATACCTTGATGATGTTGTTGGCGGCAGTTCTTCAGGCATTGGAACAACAGTGTTAAATGGTGCAAAAGGAAAGAGAAGTGAAAGGGACGGTTTATCCAGAAATGGAGGCCCAAAAGTTGGGCGGCCTGCTTCTGGTAATGCTAAAGGTGAAAGAAAGAACAAAACAAAACCGAAACAGAAAACAACTCAATTGTCTTCTTCGTTCAATGGCCCAATCGGAAAGATTTCAGATCAAAACAGAACCTTTTCTTCAGTCGCTATGAAAAATAATACGATCAAAGAGAGCGATGAATACAAGTTACTGGAGAACACTGAGGAACCACTTGACTTTTCCCACCTGCAACTACCGGAAATGGATGTTCTTGGTGAGCAAGGGGAGGATATAGGCTCGTGGTTGAACATTGACGATGAAATATTACAAGATGACGACTTTATGGGACTCGAGATTCCTATGGATGATTTGTCAGATTTGAATATGATGGTCTGA
- the LOC110865445 gene encoding uncharacterized protein LOC110865445 isoform X1 has product MASSGKFDMSSSVSTDRSLYNSARGSYTAASLDRSSSFHDNMENPILSSLPSMSRSASTVTQVDVTNFFQCLRFDPKSMAAELKFHRHGDFKRLASAVFGSPDESPSGSLKGNLSNFSPEDVKRFKAGLRESTIKARERVKAFSETLSVINKCFPSIPSRKRSRPDVLPGDRSSGLLLNRAPMGQGVGKMGTQSHSLTHAFDFENQKVEERGKNVIPNKRTRTSMVDQRVEVRPNTPARSSVNMDRDKETSRLPNGTSSQGEDRSLPIVADGWEKAKMKKKRTGIKADTAASPRSMSTKAVDGYREAKQGVHARVHARHLPDAMSRLNDSHGLRPGTANGTVGGGKTDGPAQQASMGMRSSIPRPEQETTALLHDKRDRSTSSEKERTNLRSVNKSNVREEFISGSPTSSTKLHGPARGPRSGPKLSTVIQRATASSDWDLVHGTNKNSGSFASSNRKRTPSTRSPSPPVAQWAERRPQKISRTARRTNLVPILSSSDEVPGLDNTSDVTGSESGPGLSKWFPANSPQQFKSKGDHFPSSTISESEESGAAEIRSRDKGKKSDEVEEKGEQNVQKVSTLFPPTRKNKVVNGKAVGDGVRRAGRTGRGFGSARGVTPAVEKNRNMGTAKQLRTARLSFDKSESKPGRPPTRKLSDRKAYTRQKHSTFNAAEDFSVGSDDGQEELLAAAKAVLNPNHALSSPFWRQMEPLFGFVSDVDMSCLKQQGITHSNINTINPVHQDNYSSGTLPNGTENRSIEPTVGPEGIPLCQRLLSALIFEEGNDGLPFSGNTDNKFNVYRSSFEFETDVEPNAVNHQSLQRCELGGRGTFGGHTITSTLRSCNESMSDSTIATGFDHSYNGLLSDPAMTSAVTFSDYQYGNMPLNERLLVEIQSIGLYPELTPDLPCNGNEDISGEIRRLGEKHREQVSRKKDLLENLLESTNEARELQEKEFEQLCIDKLTAIAYQKYMSCSHPKSVGSKVAKQAAVGFVRRTLDRCHEFEETGKSCFNEPLYKEMLRSGSSHLNDTQVDTAADNEFVGTQLSPSLNNHDVYPSSAFHFSEQSNGKNDNIWSSRVKKRELYLDDVVGGSSSGIGTTVLNGAKGKRSERDGLSRNGGPKVGRPASGNAKGERKNKTKPKQKTTQLSSSFNGPIGKISDQNRTFSSVAMKNNTIKESDEYKLLENTEEPLDFSHLQLPEMDVLGEQGEDIGSWLNIDDEILQDDDFMGLEIPMDDLSDLNMMV; this is encoded by the exons CGTCTGGTTCGTTGAAAGGAAATCTGTCTAATTTCTCCCCTGAGGATGTTAAGCGATTTAAGGCTGGTCTGCGTGAATCCACCATTAAAGCCag GGAACGGGTGAAGGCTTTCAGTGAGACGTTATCAGTGATCAACAAGTGTTTCCCAAGTATTCCGTCAAGGAAGCGATCAAGGCCAGACGTTTTACCTGGTGATCGTTCGAGTGGTTTACTCTTGAATCGTGCACCTATGGGGCAAGGTGTCGGTAAGATGGGTACCCAAAGTCATTCCCTCACACATGCTTTTGATTTTGAGAACCAGAAGGTTGAAGAAAGGGGTAAAAATGTCATTCCCAACAAACGAACCAGAACTTCAATGGTTGATCAaagg GTAGAGGTGCGTCCAAACACTCCTGCTAGATCATCTGTGAATATGGATAGGGATAAAGAAACGTCAAGACTTCCAAATGGAACCAGTTCTCAGGGCGAGGATCGGTCATTACCGATTGTAGCTGATGGTTGGGAAAAGgcgaaaatgaagaagaaacgtACCGGAATAAAAGCTGATACTGCTGCAAGTCCAAGGTCAATGTCAACAAAAGCTGTTGATGGATATCGAGAAGCCAAACAAGGAGTGCATGCAAGAGTGCATGCAAGGCATCTTCCTGATGCCATGTCACGGTTAAATGATTCCCATGGGTTAAG GCCAGGAACTGCTAATGGAACGGTTGGAGGTGGGAAAACTGACGGTCCAGCTCAGCAGGCAAGTATGGGCATGCGGTCTTCCATCCCACGGCCCGAGCAGGAGACTACAGCCCTTCTTCATGATAAAAGAGATAGAAGTACTAGCTCCGAAAAGGAAAGGACAAATCTCAGATCAGTTAACAA GTCGAACGTACGAGAAGAGTTTATATCTGGTAGTCCTACTTCTAGCACAAAACTGCATGGGCCGGCTCGAGGTCCAAGATCAGGGCCTAAGTTATCAACGGTGATTCAACGGGCAACTGCTTCAAGTGATTGGGACCTGGTTCACGGTACAAACAAGAATTCCGGATCGTTCGCGTCCAGTAATCGTAAACGTACACCCTCAACACGCTCTCCATCTCCACCGGTAGCACAGTGGGCTGAGCGTAGGCCCCAGAAGATATCACGAACCGCAAGGAGAACCAACCTTGTTCCTATCTTATCTAGCAGTGACGAAGTCCCGGGTTTGGATAACACCAGTGATGTTACCGGTAGTGAAAGTGGGCCAGGGTTGTCGAAATGGTTTCCAGCGAATTCTCCTCAGCAGTTCAAGTCAAAAGGCGATCATTTCCCGTCATCTACGATATCCGAAAGTGAGGAATCCGGTGCTGCTGAAATCAGATCTAGAGACAAGGGAAAGAAGTCTGATGAAGTAGAAGAGAAAGGCGAACAAAATGTTCAAAAGGTGTCGACCTTATTCCCGCCAACAAGAAAGAATAAGGTGGTTAACGGGAAAGCTGTTGGTGATGGCGTTCGTAGAGCAGGTAGAACTGGGCGGGGTTTTGGTTCCGCACGAGGTGTTACACCGGCAGTAGAGAAGAACCGCAACATGGGAACTGCTAAACAACTTAGAACTGCTAGACTTAGTTTTGATAAGTCCGAAAG CAAGCCCGGCAGGCCTCCCACTAGGAAACTCTCTGACCGCAAAGCTTATACTCGTCAAAAGCATAGCACATTCAATGCTGCGGAAGATTTTTCGG TTGGCTCTGATGATGGACAAGAAGAGCTTCTGGCTGCGGCTAAAGCGGTTCTTAATCCTA ATCATGCTTTATCCAGTCCATTTTGGAGGCAAATGGAACCGCTTTTTGGTTTTGTATCTGATGTGGATATGTCCTGTTTAAAGCAACAG GGAATCACTCACTCCAATATTAACACAATAAACCCAGTTCATCAAGACAATTACAGTTCTGGTACACTTCCTAACGGAACAGAAAACAGAAGCATTGAACCAACCGTTGGTCCGGAGGGAATTCCCCTTTGTCAGAGACTACTTTCTGCCCTAATTTTCGAAGAAGGAAATGACGGGCTTCCTTTTAGTGGGAACACTGACAACAAATTTAATGTTTATAGATCTTCATTTGAGTTTGAAACAGATGTAGAGCCAAATGCCGTCAATCATCAATCATTGCAGAGATGCGAACTTGGCGGACGTGGTACTTTTGGTGGTCATACAATAACTTCTACGCTGAGATCTTGTAACGAGTCCATGTCAGATTCGACAATTGCTACTGGTTTTGATCATTCCTACAATGGTCTACTTTCAGATCCAGCAATGACATCTGCCGTAACCTTTTCGGATTATCAGTATGGTAACATGCCATTAAATGAAAGACTCCTTGTAGAGATTCAGAGTATTGGACTCTATCCAGAACTTACG CCTGATCTACCATGTAACGGGAATGAAGACATTAGTGGAGAAATCCGCCGACTTGGAGAAAAACATCGTGAACAG GTTTCCCGAAAGAAAGACCTGCTTGAGAATCTTTTGGAGTCCACTAATGAAGCAAGGGAACTGCAAGAGaa GGAATTTGAACAACTTTGTATCGACAAGCTCACCGCAATTGCTTATCAGAAGTACATG AGTTGTTCTcatcctaaaagtgttggtagcaAAGTAGCCAAGCAAGCCGCTGTAGGTTTTGTGAGACGCACACTGGACCGATGCCACGAATTTGAAGAAACAGGCAAAAGCTGCTTCAATGAGCCATTATATAAAGAAATGTTGCGGTCTGGTTCATCTCACTTAAACGACACACAAGTAGACACTGCAGCAGATAATGAATTTG TAGGTACACAGCTAAGCCCGTCGTTGAATAACCATGACGTGTATCCGTCTAGTGCATTCCACTTCTCTGAGCAAAGTAATGGCAAAAATGATAATATATGGTCAAGCAGGGTCAAAAAACGAGAGTTATACCTTGATGATGTTGTTGGCGGCAGTTCTTCAGGCATTGGAACAACAGTGTTAAATGGTGCAAAAGGAAAGAGAAGTGAAAGGGACGGTTTATCCAGAAATGGAGGCCCAAAAGTTGGGCGGCCTGCTTCTGGTAATGCTAAAGGTGAAAGAAAGAACAAAACAAAACCGAAACAGAAAACAACTCAATTGTCTTCTTCGTTCAATGGCCCAATCGGAAAGATTTCAGATCAAAACAGAACCTTTTCTTCAGTCGCTATGAAAAATAATACGATCAAAGAGAGCGATGAATACAAGTTACTGGAGAACACTGAGGAACCACTTGACTTTTCCCACCTGCAACTACCGGAAATGGATGTTCTTGGTGAGCAAGGGGAGGATATAGGCTCGTGGTTGAACATTGACGATGAAATATTACAAGATGACGACTTTATGGGACTCGAGATTCCTATGGATGATTTGTCAGATTTGAATATGATGGTCTGA